One window of Bdellovibrionales bacterium genomic DNA carries:
- a CDS encoding TIGR02147 family protein encodes MNQKPVIFDFLDAFQFLRAYYSFRKNSGSSFSYETWAHELNLKSRSSLRMILYGQRKISPDFCVSFLRNAGLNEQEEEYFYVLVRYSQSGTPSEKQMYGTKLVQILKSVMARSEINNHVDFVAKPLYVRLLTMLGFNDIEATTENLASLLDEEVLVVEEALHKLSEMELAAPDSTTGKTLWKTTHNLFRVPDNIGSVPLMRFHEQSLLESIQAFHKPKEERRYRSLLLPLSPDELTEFYELMNTFASEQLARFQANEYRGRKLYQVNFNVHSVTKPAVPAEPEAPA; translated from the coding sequence ATGAATCAGAAACCCGTCATCTTTGATTTCCTCGATGCTTTTCAGTTTCTGCGTGCCTACTACAGCTTCCGAAAAAACTCCGGGAGCAGCTTCTCCTACGAAACTTGGGCGCATGAACTCAATCTTAAAAGTCGCTCTAGCCTTCGCATGATTTTGTACGGTCAGCGAAAGATCTCTCCGGACTTCTGCGTGAGCTTTCTTCGCAACGCCGGACTGAATGAGCAAGAAGAAGAGTACTTCTATGTTCTAGTCAGATACTCGCAGTCAGGCACTCCGAGCGAAAAGCAGATGTACGGAACCAAGCTTGTACAGATTTTAAAATCCGTCATGGCCAGAAGCGAGATCAACAATCACGTCGACTTCGTGGCAAAGCCCTTGTACGTGCGCCTTCTCACGATGCTTGGTTTTAACGACATCGAAGCGACCACTGAAAACTTAGCGTCACTTTTGGATGAAGAAGTTCTGGTTGTCGAAGAGGCCCTTCATAAGCTGTCAGAAATGGAGCTCGCAGCTCCAGATTCCACGACAGGTAAGACTCTGTGGAAGACCACCCACAACCTCTTCCGAGTGCCTGACAATATCGGCAGTGTTCCCCTCATGCGTTTTCATGAGCAAAGCCTGCTCGAGTCGATCCAAGCCTTCCACAAACCTAAGGAGGAGCGCCGCTACCGCAGCCTTTTGCTGCCGCTGTCCCCGGATGAGCTGACTGAGTTCTATGAGCTGATGAATACCTTTGCCTCTGAGCAACTGGCCCGCTTTCAGGCCAACGAGTACCGCGGGCGCAAGCTTTACCAGGTGAATTTCAACGTTCATAGTGTGACCAAACCGGCGGTCCCCGCTGAACCAGAAGCCCCAGCTTGA
- a CDS encoding YggU family protein translates to MITKTDRGVKLTLFIQPKASKNEIIGPHNGALKVKITAPPVDGKANAELVEFLSEILEIPKRQIEILKGETGRNKTVEITGLTAEEVAAKLGMK, encoded by the coding sequence ATGATCACGAAGACTGACAGAGGAGTGAAACTCACCCTCTTCATTCAACCGAAAGCTTCAAAAAACGAAATTATAGGGCCCCACAACGGGGCCCTTAAAGTTAAGATCACAGCTCCGCCCGTCGATGGCAAAGCCAATGCCGAACTCGTTGAATTTCTGTCTGAAATTCTCGAAATTCCCAAACGCCAAATTGAAATCTTAAAAGGTGAAACTGGCCGCAATAAAACCGTTGAAATCACCGGACTCACTGCTGAAGAAGTCGCTGCAAAACTTGGGATGAAGTAA
- a CDS encoding DivIVA domain-containing protein → MKITPIDIVHKSFSKKMMGIDAEEVNEFMAQIASQMEALIQERNSLKEALREKELNLLEYKERDQVLKNTIATASQMTERLRQDSEREAKLIIADANQKAEIIMRDSRDSLKKMYQEITELKRARMQFEANLKALVQAHLTLLDQGEKYMPQMQLPNMNMAPTGDKSTEISPLSAR, encoded by the coding sequence ATGAAAATTACTCCTATCGATATCGTTCACAAATCTTTCAGTAAAAAAATGATGGGCATCGATGCCGAAGAAGTGAACGAGTTCATGGCGCAAATTGCGTCGCAAATGGAAGCCTTGATTCAAGAGCGCAATTCTTTGAAAGAAGCTCTTCGTGAAAAAGAGCTCAACCTTTTGGAATACAAAGAGCGCGACCAAGTTTTGAAAAACACGATCGCGACAGCTTCACAAATGACAGAGCGTCTTCGCCAGGATTCTGAGCGCGAGGCCAAGCTCATCATCGCTGATGCGAACCAAAAAGCTGAGATCATCATGCGCGACTCTCGTGATTCACTAAAGAAAATGTACCAAGAAATCACTGAGTTGAAGCGTGCTCGTATGCAATTCGAAGCCAACTTGAAGGCGCTTGTTCAAGCTCACTTGACCCTTTTGGATCAAGGCGAGAAATACATGCCGCAAATGCAGCTTCCGAACATGAATATGGCGCCAACAGGCGATAAATCGACAGAGATTTCTCCGCTTTCTGCTCGCTAA
- the proC gene encoding pyrroline-5-carboxylate reductase, giving the protein MNQLLKRQKIGFLGAGNMAQAIMKGMLESGVATSDQILASNRTPGKLQKLADQYKIQVIDNNESLVENSDIVILAVKPQDLLTAIEPIASSFNDDQIVISLAAGIKMETLEKYLPNARLVRMMPNTPSIIGRGVIGYLLNEVDEALEAMMDDMCSPLGYTLKVEDEDQFEALMVSCSSGTGFVLEMMMYWQDWIIEHGFDEETAKRMTLETFMGASMLAAQSKDIPFEELQARVTSKKGVTAAGLQSMRELEIERALRISFEKAAMRSKEISREIK; this is encoded by the coding sequence ATGAATCAACTCTTAAAGCGCCAAAAGATCGGCTTCCTCGGAGCCGGCAATATGGCCCAAGCGATCATGAAGGGTATGCTCGAAAGTGGTGTTGCCACAAGCGACCAGATTCTGGCTTCAAACCGCACTCCAGGAAAATTGCAAAAGCTTGCGGACCAATACAAGATCCAAGTTATCGATAATAACGAATCTCTCGTTGAAAACTCTGACATCGTCATCTTAGCGGTAAAACCGCAGGATTTGCTCACGGCCATTGAACCGATCGCCAGTTCATTCAATGACGATCAGATTGTAATCAGCCTTGCTGCCGGTATTAAGATGGAAACACTTGAAAAGTATCTTCCAAATGCACGCCTTGTGCGCATGATGCCGAATACTCCTTCAATCATCGGCCGTGGTGTGATCGGTTACCTCCTCAATGAAGTCGACGAAGCCCTCGAAGCGATGATGGACGATATGTGTTCACCGCTCGGTTACACCCTCAAAGTAGAAGACGAAGATCAATTCGAAGCTTTGATGGTGTCTTGCTCATCAGGAACAGGTTTCGTTCTCGAAATGATGATGTACTGGCAGGATTGGATCATCGAACATGGATTTGATGAAGAAACTGCTAAACGCATGACACTTGAGACCTTTATGGGAGCTTCCATGCTCGCCGCTCAATCAAAGGACATTCCGTTTGAAGAGCTGCAAGCCCGCGTAACCTCTAAGAAGGGTGTGACGGCAGCTGGACTTCAGTCCATGAGAGAGCTCGAGATTGAACGTGCTTTGCGTATCAGCTTCGAAAAAGCGGCGATGCGAAGTAAAGAAATCTCTCGCGAAATCAAGTAA
- a CDS encoding YggS family pyridoxal phosphate-dependent enzyme gives MSLEAIHQECNDLLKKLHRTRESLKILAVSKLQTVEKMRRLYSAGHRLFAENYVQEALLKQDTLKDLDIEWHFIGSLQKNKVKQVVGKFVLIHSVDSFELARAISNHAEKIKTTQKILLQVNLAQEVTKGGYSRETLMAQWSEVSALPGLEITGLMTMPPLTDNPEDVRPYFRELRELQLELQKHGAGRHQLHELSMGTSHDYHVAIEEGATIVRLGTILFGERPRKN, from the coding sequence ATGAGTCTCGAAGCTATCCATCAAGAATGCAACGACCTTCTGAAAAAACTCCACCGCACCCGGGAGAGTTTGAAGATCCTCGCGGTTTCAAAACTGCAGACCGTTGAGAAAATGCGTCGTTTGTACTCTGCCGGGCACAGGCTGTTTGCTGAAAACTACGTGCAAGAGGCTCTTTTAAAACAAGATACGTTGAAGGACCTCGATATCGAGTGGCATTTCATCGGCAGTTTGCAAAAAAACAAAGTGAAGCAAGTGGTCGGAAAATTCGTGCTGATTCATTCCGTAGACTCTTTTGAGTTAGCACGTGCCATTTCAAACCACGCGGAAAAAATCAAAACAACTCAGAAAATTCTTCTTCAGGTCAACCTCGCACAAGAAGTCACCAAAGGTGGCTACAGTCGCGAAACCCTGATGGCTCAATGGTCAGAAGTCTCCGCTCTTCCGGGTTTGGAAATAACCGGATTGATGACCATGCCTCCTCTGACAGATAATCCCGAAGATGTTCGACCGTATTTTCGGGAGCTGCGAGAACTACAATTGGAATTACAAAAGCATGGCGCGGGCAGGCATCAACTGCACGAGCTATCCATGGGAACTAGCCACGACTATCATGTGGCTATAGAGGAAGGAGCTACCATTGTTAGACTGGGGACGATACTCTTCGGAGAGAGGCCAAGGAAGAACTAA
- the maf gene encoding septum formation protein Maf, whose amino-acid sequence MLSPPNTKPAISIKSALPIYLSLCSSYVMYQLILASESPRRRQLLQTAGFVFDVHPVKVSETPDKNLNIDEQILDIAGRKAKAAFSELKSASHKNFLLLTADTMVVYHTQTLGKPQNTQEAYEFLKLLSGKTHEVKTGLCLVESLAGQQVSHIETSRVIFRDLSDDEIWTYIQSGEPMDKAGAYAIQGLGRKFVKEFIGDYDNVVGLPVKAFENMLAKMKWSVERVGK is encoded by the coding sequence ATGCTGAGTCCTCCCAACACGAAGCCTGCGATAAGCATTAAATCTGCGCTTCCCATTTATCTCTCTTTGTGTTCAAGTTATGTTATGTACCAATTAATTTTGGCATCTGAGTCTCCACGCCGCCGACAACTTCTCCAAACCGCTGGTTTTGTCTTTGACGTACACCCAGTTAAAGTATCGGAAACACCTGATAAAAACCTGAATATTGATGAGCAGATTTTGGACATAGCTGGACGTAAGGCTAAGGCGGCTTTTTCCGAGCTGAAATCTGCATCCCATAAGAACTTCCTACTGCTGACAGCGGACACAATGGTAGTTTACCACACTCAGACCCTCGGAAAGCCTCAGAATACCCAGGAGGCGTACGAATTTCTAAAACTTTTGTCTGGGAAAACCCACGAAGTGAAAACAGGTTTGTGCCTTGTCGAAAGTCTAGCCGGCCAGCAGGTGTCTCACATTGAGACTTCCCGAGTGATATTTCGTGATTTGAGTGATGATGAAATCTGGACCTACATCCAGTCTGGTGAACCCATGGATAAAGCCGGTGCGTACGCAATTCAGGGTCTGGGACGCAAGTTTGTGAAAGAATTTATCGGCGATTATGACAATGTCGTCGGACTTCCCGTCAAAGCTTTCGAAAATATGTTGGCGAAAATGAAGTGGTCTGTCGAAAGAGTGGGAAAATGA
- a CDS encoding type II secretion system F family protein, whose translation MLIAGFVLGGLSIYLFISALFSSNQDTQQLSWANNSEPATSKSPIINFSRPLVHQFTLQHALRIKSVSYRKRVRKYILTSGLSSELNEDEFIGLQILWGFMFPVFLGVMNFALALDLPVPLLIVMGFAGFLFPQMHASAEKKRREISVRGDLPFFIDLLALSVEAGLDFFAAIQKIVDKAKGTDSVLADEFATVLKDVKIGASKTQALKDMSERLDISEITSFVAVLIDAEASGASISRVLKDQSIQMRLERFVRAEKAGAKASQAILIPLMLFILPAVFIMVFGPVAVSFIYGGGK comes from the coding sequence ATGCTTATCGCAGGCTTCGTGTTGGGAGGACTCAGCATCTATCTCTTTATTTCTGCTTTGTTTTCAAGCAATCAAGATACGCAACAACTCTCTTGGGCAAACAACAGTGAGCCTGCAACTTCGAAATCGCCAATTATAAATTTCTCTCGTCCGCTTGTTCACCAATTTACTCTGCAACACGCGCTCCGAATTAAGAGCGTGAGTTATCGTAAGCGCGTTCGTAAATACATTCTTACTTCCGGCTTGTCATCGGAGTTGAACGAAGATGAGTTCATCGGCTTGCAAATCCTTTGGGGTTTCATGTTCCCGGTGTTCTTAGGTGTGATGAACTTTGCTTTGGCGTTGGACTTGCCAGTGCCACTTTTGATCGTGATGGGTTTTGCCGGTTTCTTGTTCCCGCAAATGCATGCGTCCGCGGAAAAGAAACGTCGTGAGATTTCAGTTCGTGGCGACTTACCGTTTTTCATCGACCTCCTGGCGTTGTCGGTGGAAGCAGGCCTTGATTTCTTTGCCGCGATCCAAAAGATCGTCGACAAGGCCAAAGGCACGGATAGTGTTTTGGCGGATGAGTTTGCAACCGTACTCAAAGACGTAAAGATCGGTGCTTCAAAGACTCAAGCTTTGAAAGACATGTCTGAGCGCTTAGATATTTCTGAGATCACAAGCTTCGTGGCGGTCTTGATCGACGCTGAAGCCAGCGGCGCGAGTATTTCCCGCGTTTTAAAAGACCAATCGATTCAAATGAGACTGGAACGCTTCGTGAGAGCCGAGAAAGCCGGTGCGAAGGCTTCGCAAGCGATTCTGATTCCGTTGATGTTATTTATTTTGCCGGCGGTATTTATCATGGTTTTTGGACCGGTTGCCGTGAGTTTCATTTACGGTGGCGGGAAATAG
- a CDS encoding DUF192 domain-containing protein — MAVLTSRTRNQQLIGDLEVAATEWARGKGLLGRKSLGAEQALWIKRCNSIHTYFMKFTIDCVFLDKQQRVKAIYPQVKPFRIVWPVWGASSVIEFPAGRAQELGIQVGEELHVGN; from the coding sequence ATGGCAGTGTTAACTAGTAGAACGCGTAACCAACAACTTATAGGTGACTTAGAAGTCGCTGCGACCGAATGGGCTCGCGGCAAGGGACTTCTTGGCCGTAAGTCATTGGGGGCTGAGCAAGCTCTGTGGATTAAGCGTTGTAACTCCATCCATACGTACTTTATGAAATTTACGATTGATTGTGTGTTCTTGGACAAACAGCAACGTGTGAAAGCGATTTACCCTCAGGTAAAACCTTTCCGCATTGTCTGGCCAGTGTGGGGAGCGAGCTCAGTGATTGAGTTTCCCGCAGGTCGCGCTCAAGAATTGGGGATTCAAGTAGGAGAAGAGCTTCATGTGGGCAATTAG
- a CDS encoding FHA domain-containing protein, with product MWAIRVLTGPLAGQIYDLKLGRNLVGRAPHCDVKISSNGVSKEHAEIHVYKDKIMITDLKSSNGTYINGVRAQNGLIRLGDKVSVHDVIFDIIPAPDIRPTPQASAPARAAGNPRGMPVPVNGGNAAPNYYPQGYQQPYPQQAPQMMGAMPAGMPEPAEMPEVEPPQGFLQNLLFQAQDYMERVALPGVYKLPQLAEFKYVLGGFVGVFIFAVTLLSMIPMVQITRSSILAESKRRAQSIARNVAMANQQMLLQGNVSALSTHSAETEDGVKQVMIVQQSDGMILAPASRAGVTPDIPFVHVARREMKTQVEQVDSQTIGASFPIGQYDPNTGEPSVKAHAIVLYDIGSLAFDDGHVLSLFFQTLILACLVGLLLFFFMYKLIEYPIVSLNKQLDIAMREKKDAADVEFQFPALQNLIANINSLLTRYLHGGDEAGGQVNMVSRDSEAENLVQLMGYPTVAVTGEGRIVSVNANFEQLAHASASQLVNQTVSAIPDIALQQNMQHLMEKSRVAPGSIQSDQLEFSGHNCQIHCHAMGVENGTISYFVISITPVEGGE from the coding sequence ATGTGGGCAATTAGGGTCTTAACAGGCCCGCTTGCGGGTCAAATATATGACTTAAAGTTAGGCCGAAATCTTGTCGGTCGGGCTCCGCATTGCGATGTGAAGATCTCCAGCAATGGCGTTTCGAAAGAACATGCCGAAATTCACGTTTATAAAGACAAGATCATGATCACGGATTTGAAATCCAGCAACGGAACCTATATTAACGGTGTTCGGGCACAAAACGGTCTCATCCGTTTGGGTGACAAGGTCAGCGTGCATGACGTGATCTTTGATATTATTCCAGCTCCGGATATTCGTCCGACGCCGCAGGCAAGCGCGCCGGCACGGGCCGCCGGAAATCCGCGAGGGATGCCAGTTCCAGTGAACGGCGGCAATGCGGCTCCGAACTATTATCCACAAGGTTATCAACAGCCCTATCCGCAGCAAGCGCCGCAGATGATGGGGGCGATGCCTGCGGGAATGCCGGAACCAGCGGAAATGCCAGAGGTGGAACCTCCTCAGGGCTTCCTTCAGAATCTTTTGTTTCAAGCGCAAGACTATATGGAGCGCGTGGCTCTTCCGGGCGTCTATAAGCTGCCGCAATTGGCGGAGTTTAAATACGTTCTCGGTGGTTTTGTCGGTGTATTTATTTTTGCGGTGACATTATTGTCGATGATTCCGATGGTGCAGATCACAAGATCCAGTATCTTGGCTGAAAGTAAGCGTCGGGCGCAATCCATTGCCAGAAACGTGGCGATGGCGAATCAGCAAATGCTTCTCCAAGGCAATGTTTCGGCCCTGAGCACTCATTCAGCTGAAACCGAAGACGGCGTAAAACAAGTGATGATCGTACAGCAATCCGACGGGATGATTCTTGCGCCGGCAAGCCGTGCAGGGGTGACTCCGGATATTCCGTTTGTCCATGTAGCCCGACGTGAAATGAAAACTCAGGTCGAGCAAGTCGATAGTCAAACGATCGGAGCGAGCTTCCCAATTGGTCAGTACGATCCAAATACCGGTGAGCCTTCGGTGAAAGCCCATGCGATTGTCCTTTATGATATCGGTAGCTTGGCGTTTGATGACGGCCATGTCTTGAGCTTGTTCTTCCAGACACTGATCTTAGCGTGCTTGGTGGGTCTGTTACTCTTCTTCTTTATGTATAAGCTAATTGAGTATCCGATTGTGAGCCTCAATAAGCAGCTCGACATCGCCATGCGCGAGAAGAAAGATGCTGCCGACGTGGAATTCCAATTCCCGGCATTGCAAAACTTGATCGCGAACATCAATAGTCTATTAACTCGCTACTTACATGGTGGCGACGAGGCTGGTGGCCAAGTGAACATGGTCAGCCGTGATTCCGAAGCTGAAAATCTGGTGCAGCTGATGGGTTATCCAACAGTAGCTGTCACAGGCGAAGGCCGCATCGTCTCTGTCAATGCGAACTTTGAGCAGCTTGCGCATGCTTCGGCTTCGCAACTGGTAAATCAGACGGTTTCAGCCATTCCAGACATAGCTTTGCAGCAAAATATGCAGCACTTGATGGAGAAATCTCGTGTGGCACCTGGTTCGATCCAAAGCGATCAGCTCGAGTTTAGCGGTCATAACTGCCAAATTCACTGTCACGCGATGGGAGTAGAGAACGGCACGATTTCTTACTTCGTTATTTCTATCACGCCAGTTGAAGGGGGAGAGTAA
- a CDS encoding FHA domain-containing protein, with protein sequence MSAAPQLKTGLQFKVQIQRGPLAGQSFSFNKAIVEIGRGSDNDLILSNDIRASRKHAEIHWDGHQLRIVNISSKSFLAVNGSQVESATLEPGSIIHIGETEFRIDFRPPAPEVPEDMNLNEPPVPSDLAEPKTKVQFEPEAVVVQMPILQANRPYPVQQSPMSPMPPSGILGGAAGGHPNYGTNLPGPMGIPSPRPRSSGRRRKVAGGGSSGRVRFYAIVAVIGIFFYWMMTSTPAKKKELTFRSSEQIEKDIETSKEDLKEFEARREKLDNVQYRRAQENYIRGFRDYKQGNYGRARESFQVVLNLDPDNELAKRYYQLAKLKFDETVKAHMLQGNRYREKKNWRMCSSAYFNVMTMVANNQDPIFKEAKQYYNECILAQSGRY encoded by the coding sequence ATGTCAGCAGCTCCTCAGTTAAAGACTGGCTTGCAGTTTAAAGTTCAAATCCAGCGCGGTCCGCTGGCAGGGCAAAGCTTTAGCTTTAACAAGGCGATTGTTGAAATCGGCCGAGGATCTGACAATGATTTGATTCTTTCAAATGATATTCGTGCGAGCCGTAAGCATGCTGAAATCCATTGGGATGGGCATCAGCTTCGGATAGTGAATATCAGCTCGAAAAGCTTCTTGGCTGTCAATGGCAGCCAAGTCGAGAGTGCGACACTGGAACCGGGTTCTATCATTCACATTGGTGAAACGGAGTTCCGTATTGATTTCCGTCCGCCGGCTCCCGAAGTCCCAGAGGACATGAACCTGAATGAGCCGCCAGTGCCAAGTGATCTTGCTGAGCCTAAAACCAAAGTGCAATTTGAACCAGAAGCCGTCGTCGTGCAAATGCCGATCCTTCAGGCGAATCGTCCGTATCCAGTTCAGCAATCTCCGATGTCACCGATGCCTCCCTCTGGAATCTTGGGCGGCGCCGCTGGCGGACATCCGAACTATGGTACGAATTTGCCGGGGCCGATGGGGATTCCAAGCCCACGTCCGCGCAGCAGTGGTCGTCGCCGTAAAGTCGCCGGTGGTGGCAGCTCCGGCCGAGTTCGCTTCTATGCGATCGTGGCTGTGATCGGTATTTTCTTCTATTGGATGATGACTTCGACTCCGGCAAAGAAGAAGGAATTAACATTCCGTTCGTCGGAGCAAATTGAAAAAGACATTGAAACCTCGAAAGAGGATCTTAAAGAGTTCGAAGCACGTCGTGAAAAGTTGGATAATGTTCAATACCGCCGCGCTCAAGAGAACTATATCCGTGGCTTCCGTGATTACAAACAAGGGAATTACGGTCGCGCACGTGAATCTTTCCAAGTCGTTTTGAATCTGGATCCTGATAACGAGCTGGCAAAGCGTTACTATCAGCTCGCGAAACTGAAATTTGATGAGACTGTGAAAGCCCATATGCTGCAAGGAAATCGTTATCGTGAAAAGAAAAACTGGCGTATGTGCTCTTCGGCTTACTTTAACGTCATGACCATGGTTGCGAATAACCAGGATCCGATTTTTAAAGAAGCCAAGCAATACTACAATGAATGCATCTTAGCGCAATCGGGGAGATACTAA
- a CDS encoding FHA domain-containing protein: MARLRVRLRGKVTQDLQLAPDRTYLAGRKDDCDIVLVNEKGISREHFKIFFAGDKWNLEVLSRFGDVLVNGEKIQQETLEGSKLFYLGPYEFEYSEVSSDLVAVAAPGLPEAAGPAYAEVDVHEKTFIGSNNTVPYIKVVNSEGDVKELFKLEGGDTWIAGRESSCDIVIRDQRVSRRQFEVRRQGSFFQIMDLGSVNGTLVNGNPVPATDPIMIKSGDAISVLDNHLYFELHDPDFKARMELVKSQAPNPLVAIHQEAVPMHAQYGQHVPMPMPMGEMPPAHLGYGYPAMGPGGYQQTPENKKFDFEKHRVKLIAGAVLLLGFAYFFSDQGEKPPPTQQQQGVAMKPGEAFNKLSPEQQILVKQTYMLAKNLYMQGKYELAKAEVTKIYELVPDYEDTKDIERLANEALVIQEQKRQQEQLEQKMAENREKIEKQTAVCQAKITPEFTMAQLDECLAPVIEFDPANAKFTDLRRQVEEFATQKQVRDAQKAEYNTQVARLRGLFSRAESSHKENQYLRAIKEYQAVTTSSLPDPSELKPQARRQIAAIQQTLKQKIDQLTTEADTFYKDQKLKDAILTLRKAVDVDPGNEDTKDKINRYVLELKKQMMVLYQEGVLEESYGNVEGNENRPGAKDKWKKIMDLDIPDGEYYGKAKIKLKKYGAL, translated from the coding sequence ATGGCCCGTTTGCGCGTCCGTCTTCGCGGTAAAGTCACTCAAGATTTGCAGTTAGCTCCCGATCGTACATACCTTGCCGGTCGTAAGGACGATTGCGACATCGTTCTAGTGAACGAAAAAGGTATTTCTCGCGAACACTTTAAAATCTTCTTCGCTGGCGATAAGTGGAACCTTGAAGTTCTTTCTCGTTTCGGCGATGTGCTTGTGAACGGAGAAAAGATTCAGCAAGAAACTCTCGAAGGCTCAAAATTGTTCTACCTAGGCCCTTATGAGTTTGAATACTCTGAAGTTTCGTCAGACCTCGTGGCAGTGGCGGCTCCAGGCTTGCCTGAGGCGGCGGGCCCGGCGTATGCAGAAGTCGACGTGCACGAGAAGACTTTCATTGGCTCGAATAATACGGTTCCTTACATTAAAGTCGTGAACTCTGAAGGCGATGTCAAAGAGCTCTTTAAGCTTGAGGGCGGAGACACTTGGATCGCAGGTCGTGAATCATCGTGCGATATCGTGATTCGTGACCAACGCGTGAGCCGACGCCAATTTGAAGTCCGCCGTCAAGGCAGCTTCTTCCAGATTATGGATTTAGGCAGCGTGAATGGAACTCTGGTGAACGGGAATCCTGTTCCTGCAACAGATCCGATCATGATTAAAAGCGGTGATGCGATCAGCGTTTTAGATAATCATTTGTATTTTGAATTGCACGATCCTGATTTTAAAGCGCGCATGGAACTCGTGAAGTCCCAAGCGCCAAATCCGCTTGTGGCCATTCATCAAGAGGCCGTGCCGATGCACGCTCAGTATGGTCAGCATGTTCCAATGCCGATGCCAATGGGCGAAATGCCGCCGGCGCATCTTGGTTATGGCTATCCGGCGATGGGGCCGGGCGGTTATCAGCAGACTCCAGAAAATAAAAAATTCGATTTTGAAAAGCACCGTGTGAAGCTCATCGCTGGCGCGGTTCTTTTATTGGGATTCGCGTACTTCTTCAGTGATCAAGGCGAGAAGCCACCTCCAACTCAGCAGCAACAAGGGGTTGCGATGAAGCCGGGCGAAGCTTTCAATAAGCTTTCTCCGGAGCAGCAGATTTTGGTGAAGCAGACTTATATGCTTGCGAAAAACCTTTATATGCAGGGTAAGTACGAACTTGCGAAAGCCGAAGTCACAAAGATCTACGAGCTCGTTCCTGACTATGAAGATACCAAGGATATTGAGCGCCTGGCGAATGAGGCCCTCGTTATTCAAGAGCAGAAGCGTCAGCAAGAGCAGCTCGAGCAAAAAATGGCAGAGAACCGCGAAAAGATCGAAAAGCAGACAGCGGTGTGCCAGGCAAAGATCACTCCTGAGTTTACAATGGCTCAGTTAGATGAGTGCTTGGCTCCAGTCATTGAGTTTGACCCTGCCAATGCTAAATTTACGGATCTTCGTCGCCAGGTGGAAGAATTTGCAACGCAAAAGCAAGTGCGTGATGCACAGAAGGCTGAATACAATACTCAGGTGGCAAGGCTTCGCGGCCTCTTTAGCCGTGCAGAAAGCAGTCACAAAGAAAATCAGTATTTGCGTGCGATTAAAGAATACCAAGCTGTCACGACTTCGAGCTTGCCGGACCCGAGTGAGTTAAAACCGCAGGCCCGCCGTCAGATAGCGGCGATTCAGCAGACACTCAAACAGAAAATCGACCAGCTGACAACTGAAGCGGATACTTTCTATAAAGATCAAAAATTGAAAGATGCTATTTTGACTCTCAGAAAAGCGGTGGATGTGGATCCTGGGAATGAAGACACCAAGGACAAAATCAACCGCTACGTTCTTGAACTCAAGAAGCAGATGATGGTTCTTTATCAAGAAGGCGTGCTTGAAGAGAGCTACGGCAACGTCGAGGGCAATGAAAATCGTCCTGGCGCCAAAGACAAGTGGAAAAAGATCATGGATTTGGATATTCCAGACGGCGAGTACTATGGTAAAGCTAAAATCAAGCTTAAGAAGTATGGAGCTCTGTAA